A part of Brachybacterium faecium DSM 4810 genomic DNA contains:
- a CDS encoding amino acid ABC transporter ATP-binding protein (PFAM: ABC transporter), which produces MSLSTLLRRERAPRPAPAAAPTGGLVEIRGVHKSFGDLEVLRGIDLRIEPGSVTVILGPSGSGKSTLLRSINHLEPVTQGLISVDGEVIGYRRDGDLLHELHEREVLRQRTAIGMVFQSFNLFAHMTALANVVEAPRRALGIPRRRAEARARELLALVGLSDKTEAYPRQLSGGQQQRVAIARALALDPKVLLFDEPTSALDPELVEEVLEVIRSLARAGTTLVIVTHEIPFARDVADTVVFMDRGRIVEQGPPAEVLDRPRHDRTRAFLQRVRTDAGPPSDLSTTTPDLPLHHPEDPS; this is translated from the coding sequence ATGAGCCTGTCCACCCTGCTGCGCCGCGAGCGCGCACCCCGTCCCGCCCCTGCCGCGGCACCGACCGGCGGCCTGGTCGAGATCCGCGGCGTCCACAAGTCCTTCGGCGACCTCGAGGTGCTGCGCGGCATCGACCTGCGGATCGAGCCCGGCTCGGTCACCGTGATCCTGGGCCCCTCCGGCTCGGGCAAGTCCACGCTGCTGCGCTCGATCAACCACCTCGAACCCGTCACGCAGGGTCTGATCAGCGTGGACGGCGAGGTGATCGGGTACCGCCGCGACGGGGACCTGCTGCACGAGCTGCACGAGCGGGAGGTGCTGCGCCAGCGCACCGCCATCGGCATGGTGTTCCAGAGCTTCAACCTCTTCGCCCACATGACGGCGCTGGCGAACGTCGTCGAGGCGCCGCGGCGCGCCCTCGGCATCCCGCGCCGGCGGGCGGAGGCCCGAGCTCGTGAGCTGCTCGCGCTGGTGGGCCTGTCGGACAAGACCGAGGCCTATCCGCGCCAGCTCTCCGGCGGGCAGCAGCAGCGGGTCGCGATCGCCCGGGCCCTCGCCCTCGACCCGAAGGTGCTGCTGTTCGACGAGCCCACGAGCGCCCTGGACCCCGAGCTGGTCGAGGAGGTGCTCGAGGTGATCCGCTCGCTCGCCCGCGCCGGCACCACGCTCGTGATCGTCACCCACGAGATCCCCTTCGCGCGCGACGTCGCCGACACCGTGGTGTTCATGGACCGCGGCCGGATCGTCGAGCAGGGCCCGCCCGCAGAGGTCCTGGACCGCCCGCGCCACGACCGCACCCGCGCCTTCCTGCAACGGGTCCGCACCGACGCCGGGCCGCCGTCGGACCTCTCCACCACCACGCCTGACCTGCCTCTCCATCACCCCGAGGATCCTTCATGA
- a CDS encoding amino acid ABC transporter membrane protein (PFAM: Binding-protein-dependent transport system inner membrane component~TIGRFAM: amine acid ABC transporter, permease protein, 3-TM region, His/Glu/Gln/Arg/opine family), producing MTSSVVSPETDRRPPEAAAALDRAPATGRQEMSCPRPDASADGPTADASAADGSAPAAHAPEPPAEDLSHLRVVPAKHPGRLVLALLVGLAVLVVLYSFVTNPRWEWGVVAQWFFAESIIRGLLETLRLTAAAGAIGFGLGLVLALMRLSKSSLISGVSWTFSWVFRSTPLLVQLLLWYNLGYLYEQVSLGIPFTGATFFEARTSDLMTPMLAAILGLGLHQAAYAAELIRGGILSVDQGQLEAASALGIPARDRSLRIVLPQAMRAILPPAFNEIIGLVKGTSIVYVLAHAELFFTVQLIYGRTQQVLPMLLVATLWYVVITSALSVGQYYIERHFSKGALRTLPPTPLQSLRARLGRRRPTPTGAPA from the coding sequence ATGACCTCCTCCGTCGTCTCCCCCGAGACCGACCGCCGCCCCCCGGAGGCCGCTGCGGCCCTCGACCGCGCCCCGGCGACGGGACGGCAGGAGATGTCGTGCCCCCGCCCGGACGCATCGGCCGACGGGCCGACCGCTGACGCCTCCGCCGCCGACGGGTCGGCGCCCGCCGCGCACGCCCCTGAGCCGCCCGCCGAGGACCTCTCCCACCTGCGCGTGGTCCCGGCCAAGCACCCGGGCCGGCTGGTGCTCGCGCTCCTCGTCGGCCTCGCGGTGCTCGTGGTGCTGTATTCCTTCGTCACCAACCCGCGCTGGGAGTGGGGCGTGGTGGCGCAGTGGTTCTTCGCGGAATCGATCATCCGCGGCCTGCTGGAGACGCTGCGGCTCACCGCCGCGGCCGGTGCGATCGGCTTCGGCCTGGGCCTCGTGCTCGCCCTCATGCGGCTGTCGAAGTCCTCGCTGATCTCCGGCGTGAGCTGGACCTTCTCCTGGGTCTTCCGTTCCACGCCGCTGCTGGTGCAGCTGCTGCTCTGGTACAACCTCGGCTACCTGTACGAGCAGGTGAGCCTCGGGATCCCGTTCACCGGCGCGACCTTCTTCGAGGCCCGCACGAGCGATCTGATGACCCCGATGCTCGCGGCGATCCTCGGGCTCGGGCTGCACCAGGCCGCCTACGCCGCCGAGCTGATCCGCGGCGGCATCCTCTCCGTGGACCAGGGGCAGCTGGAGGCCGCCAGCGCGCTGGGCATCCCCGCCCGCGACCGCTCGCTGCGGATCGTGCTGCCGCAGGCGATGCGGGCGATCCTGCCTCCCGCGTTCAACGAGATCATCGGCCTGGTCAAGGGCACCTCGATCGTGTACGTCCTCGCCCATGCCGAGCTGTTCTTCACCGTCCAGCTGATCTACGGCCGCACCCAGCAGGTGCTGCCGATGCTGCTGGTCGCGACGCTCTGGTACGTGGTGATCACCTCGGCGCTGTCCGTCGGCCAGTACTACATCGAGCGCCACTTCTCCAAGGGAGCCCTGCGCACCCTGCCTCCCACCCCGCTGCAGTCGCTGCGCGCCCGCCTGGGCCGCCGGCGCCCCACCCCGACGGGAGCCCCCGCATGA